A single window of Candidatus Rhabdochlamydia oedothoracis DNA harbors:
- the kdsA gene encoding 3-deoxy-8-phosphooctulonate synthase, which produces MKTIKIKKFCIGKNQPLTIICGPCVIESEDHALFCAEYLMNIFKGFPELNFIFKSSYDKANRSAHSSFRGPGIQKGLEILAKIQQTFDLPVLTDIHSSEEAVEAAKVVEIIQIPAFLCRQTDLIVAAAQTGAILNIKKGQFMSPWDMQNVINKILISGNDQIILTDRGTSFGYNNLVSDMRAIPIMQEMGYPACYDASHSVQLPGGLGNASGGQRQFIPPLAQAAIAAGANCLFIEAHPNPIEAKSDKESVLAFDMLPKLLATVSQIYQIVQKCEPC; this is translated from the coding sequence ATGAAAACAATTAAGATTAAAAAATTTTGCATTGGCAAAAACCAACCTTTAACAATCATTTGTGGTCCCTGTGTAATAGAGTCTGAAGACCACGCTCTTTTTTGTGCTGAGTACTTAATGAATATATTTAAAGGTTTTCCTGAGCTTAATTTCATTTTCAAATCAAGCTACGACAAAGCAAACCGCTCTGCCCATAGTTCTTTTCGAGGGCCTGGAATACAAAAAGGTTTAGAGATTTTAGCAAAAATCCAACAAACATTCGATCTTCCTGTTTTAACAGATATTCATTCTTCTGAAGAAGCTGTTGAAGCTGCTAAAGTTGTTGAAATTATTCAAATTCCCGCTTTTCTTTGCCGTCAAACCGACTTGATTGTAGCTGCTGCTCAAACAGGAGCTATTTTGAATATCAAAAAAGGACAGTTCATGTCTCCTTGGGACATGCAAAATGTGATTAATAAAATTCTCATTTCTGGCAACGATCAGATTATTCTAACCGATCGAGGAACGAGTTTTGGATATAATAATCTTGTAAGTGATATGCGAGCTATTCCCATTATGCAAGAGATGGGTTATCCTGCTTGTTACGATGCTTCCCATTCTGTACAGCTTCCAGGAGGACTGGGAAATGCTTCTGGCGGACAACGTCAGTTTATCCCTCCTCTTGCACAAGCTGCTATTGCAGCAGGTGCTAATTGCTTATTTATTGAAGCGCACCCTAATCCCATAGAAGCTAAAAGCGATAAAGAATCCGTTTTGGCTTTTGATATGCTTCCTAAGCTTCTTGCCACGGTTTCTCAAATTTATCAAATTGTGCAAAAGTGTGAACCATGTTAA
- the dapB gene encoding 4-hydroxy-tetrahydrodipicolinate reductase, which produces MLIGLSLLGATGKMGKSILALAANQPNYKVVMGTSRKYLKRPTPQKITNVDINMTSSAKLAIHASDIAIDVSSKYTILHHLKYAKQFSKPLVIGTTGHSIETQKKIEDTAQYIPIFYTPNFSPGISLLLQLVECIKTSRFSKNCCIDIVETHHMHKKDLPSGTAIALAKATGKEIAEDATTKSNSSQVRIHAIRSGEVIGEHQVIFEYGNEQIKLIHQAHSRDVFAQGALAAAAFLIDKKPGLYSGLI; this is translated from the coding sequence ATGCTTATTGGGTTATCATTACTCGGCGCAACGGGAAAGATGGGAAAAAGCATTCTTGCTTTAGCAGCCAATCAGCCTAACTACAAAGTAGTTATGGGAACATCAAGAAAGTACTTAAAAAGACCTACTCCACAAAAAATAACAAATGTGGATATTAACATGACAAGCTCTGCTAAACTAGCTATTCACGCCTCAGATATCGCTATTGATGTCTCTTCTAAATACACGATTCTTCATCATTTAAAATATGCAAAGCAATTTTCTAAACCTCTTGTCATAGGAACAACTGGACATAGCATAGAAACACAAAAAAAAATCGAAGATACAGCCCAATATATTCCCATATTCTATACTCCTAATTTTAGCCCGGGTATTTCTCTTTTATTACAGCTAGTTGAATGTATAAAAACGTCTAGATTTAGCAAAAATTGCTGCATTGATATTGTGGAAACCCATCATATGCATAAAAAAGATTTGCCTAGTGGCACCGCTATTGCTCTTGCTAAAGCTACAGGCAAAGAGATTGCAGAAGATGCAACAACAAAAAGCAACTCCTCTCAAGTTCGCATTCATGCTATACGCAGCGGTGAAGTGATCGGAGAGCATCAAGTCATCTTTGAATATGGTAATGAACAAATAAAATTGATCCATCAAGCACACTCTCGCGACGTATTTGCACAAGGAGCCCTTGCTGCAGCTGCATTTTTAATCGATAAAAAACCAGGTCTCTATTCTGGTTTAATTTAA